A stretch of the Vulcanisaeta souniana JCM 11219 genome encodes the following:
- a CDS encoding ribbon-helix-helix protein, CopG family, which produces MSEVFIIDDVPVKYEDLFRAPEKEGAVVSVRVHKSVKELLTKLAEKEGLDGVSELLRYLVAGYIMGKYKLVRPEPKVITQPIFLNVNISKKAIEEHTDMAQMGLKMEIDELIKESMDVIGKVKKGVINPKGNEYIRRLRNKAVKYMIKALKYGLEEDYEKLKTIQMTLTTLLEEQ; this is translated from the coding sequence ATGAGCGAAGTCTTCATAATAGACGATGTCCCAGTCAAGTACGAGGACCTGTTCAGGGCGCCAGAAAAGGAGGGAGCAGTGGTGTCGGTCAGGGTACACAAGTCAGTCAAGGAACTCCTAACCAAGTTGGCGGAGAAGGAGGGACTTGACGGTGTATCAGAACTACTTAGGTACCTAGTGGCTGGCTACATAATGGGTAAGTACAAACTAGTAAGGCCGGAGCCAAAGGTAATTACGCAACCAATATTCCTAAACGTAAACATAAGCAAAAAGGCCATTGAGGAACACACAGACATGGCACAAATGGGTCTCAAAATGGAAATCGACGAATTAATAAAGGAATCAATGGACGTAATAGGTAAGGTAAAGAAGGGAGTAATAAACCCAAAGGGCAACGAATACATTAGAAGGCTTAGGAACAAGGCCGTCAAATACATGATCAAGGCACTAAAATATGGGCTCGAGGAAGACTATGAGAAACTAAAGACCATACAAATGACGCTAACGACACTCCTCGAAGAACAATAG
- a CDS encoding DUF996 domain-containing protein has protein sequence MALPMSDKKLVKSAGVLGFVGGVLSLIPEINIIGYVLVLIAMRGLSRAYNNDVIWRNAVPAVAMSITGMIIANFAYVKAMTVAILGPLATNSWEATATWMLAAIAAAWWFIMAMYIVFLIGGLYWLRTYGELVTVSGIQYFARSSKLYWLGSALLIIGVGAILVLIAGVYAILGFRRLSRQYDIKS, from the coding sequence ATGGCTTTGCCCATGAGTGATAAGAAGTTGGTGAAGTCGGCTGGGGTTTTGGGCTTCGTTGGTGGGGTTCTTTCGTTAATACCTGAGATTAACATTATTGGTTACGTGCTAGTCCTAATTGCAATGCGTGGGTTATCCAGGGCTTATAATAATGATGTCATTTGGAGAAATGCCGTACCTGCCGTTGCAATGAGTATCACCGGCATGATAATCGCCAACTTTGCCTACGTCAAGGCCATGACAGTAGCAATCCTAGGACCACTTGCTACTAATTCATGGGAGGCCACGGCTACCTGGATGTTGGCTGCCATTGCCGCGGCGTGGTGGTTTATCATGGCCATGTACATTGTGTTCCTCATCGGCGGTCTTTACTGGTTGAGGACTTACGGTGAACTCGTAACGGTGAGTGGTATTCAATACTTCGCTAGGTCATCGAAGCTGTATTGGCTTGGCTCAGCACTCCTGATAATTGGTGTTGGTGCAATACTCGTGTTAATTGCAGGGGTATATGCCATACTCGGTTTCCGCAGGCTTTCGAGACAATATGATATCAAGTCCTAA
- a CDS encoding FAD-dependent monooxygenase, whose product MDVKTDALIIGGGPAGSYLTRYLVKNGFNGDVMLIDKKHVIYAPVICGELLPTEDLLRPWINGGLHDVLLTTLRESLRREFIVNEIKWLRLVINNRDVARLPFMTYLIDKSAMIRNVINEAEYMGARVRFGVTAVRCTAKNNNYECLVHDKDGGEYVITTRMLIGADAYPSIVDLSLGITNGFSAEDLIVATSARAVGKYADDEAVIVMDPEVAPGGFAWIFPRGDGSHNIGVGVRNNIAWRGSNPLDHHMLFVKRFGLEQIRRSVLMKTLPVGGLLNRYSVGEAHLIGDAVGSVIPTNGAGINPAMITAHLLGESMIRSSDYSVSMNRLLKPLMDRTALFRRIGDPLLMNRRAMEKALRISRALIAGSIYEATLSSMRTGTLIKFLLSNPLIKLISNLT is encoded by the coding sequence GTGGACGTTAAAACAGATGCCCTAATAATTGGTGGTGGACCTGCAGGTTCCTACCTGACCCGTTACTTGGTTAAGAATGGCTTTAACGGCGACGTAATGCTCATTGACAAGAAACACGTAATATACGCACCAGTAATATGCGGTGAACTACTGCCCACCGAGGACCTACTGCGGCCCTGGATCAATGGGGGGCTCCACGACGTATTACTAACAACATTAAGGGAATCTCTACGCAGGGAATTCATTGTAAATGAGATCAAGTGGTTGAGGCTCGTTATTAACAACCGGGATGTAGCGCGCCTGCCGTTCATGACATACCTAATTGACAAGTCTGCAATGATCAGGAATGTGATTAATGAGGCCGAGTACATGGGCGCCAGGGTGCGCTTCGGAGTGACTGCCGTGAGATGCACGGCTAAGAATAATAACTATGAGTGTCTTGTTCATGATAAGGATGGTGGAGAGTACGTGATAACCACGAGGATGTTGATCGGTGCGGATGCCTACCCGTCAATAGTAGACTTAAGCCTAGGTATAACCAATGGGTTTAGTGCTGAGGATCTGATAGTAGCCACCAGTGCCAGGGCTGTGGGTAAGTACGCGGATGACGAGGCAGTCATTGTGATGGACCCAGAGGTCGCTCCAGGGGGCTTTGCATGGATCTTCCCAAGGGGCGATGGTTCACACAACATTGGTGTTGGTGTTAGGAACAACATCGCATGGAGGGGAAGCAATCCATTGGATCACCACATGCTCTTTGTCAAGAGGTTTGGGCTCGAGCAGATCAGGAGGTCTGTGCTCATGAAAACACTACCAGTCGGTGGATTACTAAATAGGTACAGTGTTGGGGAAGCCCACCTAATCGGCGATGCTGTTGGTTCGGTAATACCAACTAACGGAGCTGGTATAAACCCAGCCATGATAACCGCCCACTTACTCGGCGAGTCAATGATACGTAGTAGTGACTACTCAGTGTCCATGAATAGATTACTTAAGCCGTTAATGGACAGAACCGCCCTATTTAGGAGGATTGGCGACCCATTGTTAATGAATAGGAGGGCCATGGAGAAGGCATTGCGGATTTCCAGGGCTTTAATAGCTGGTTCGATCTATGAGGCCACACTTTCATCAATGAGGACCGGGACACTAATCAAGTTCCTACTCAGTAATCCATTGATTAAACTGATATCCAATCTGACCTAA
- a CDS encoding polyprenyl synthetase family protein, which yields MAVLNPNKYMELLPGEVKTALTKVIHVLEESFMGFWIPDKLRDATYHYIRNRGKLIRPTLVLLMAYALGNGNGLEKAILPAASVELIHTASLLQDDIMDQQRIRRGMETPYSIYGSHTAMLASDLIIAKAVEFAIRSGDNDIVFELLNSSVKLAIGQSLESELSCKYDTTIDDYLRLIYYKTASLIESSMIVGAYSVNVKDTEIVSRIRDVGRFVGTAFQVRDDIIDYLNMDSKNPGTNYNEINIVRIMSRYDGNVNDAISKARGLLNEMLDKAIGTLRETMSNEVLVKYISLLRI from the coding sequence ATGGCCGTATTGAACCCAAATAAGTACATGGAATTACTACCAGGTGAGGTGAAGACTGCCCTCACCAAGGTCATTCATGTACTCGAGGAATCATTCATGGGATTCTGGATACCAGACAAACTACGCGATGCCACGTATCACTATATTCGGAACAGGGGTAAGTTAATAAGACCCACACTGGTGCTTCTGATGGCCTATGCACTTGGGAACGGGAATGGACTAGAGAAGGCAATACTGCCCGCGGCTTCCGTGGAATTGATACACACCGCCTCCTTGCTCCAGGACGACATAATGGATCAACAAAGGATCAGGAGAGGTATGGAGACACCATACAGCATTTATGGCAGCCACACCGCAATGCTTGCCAGCGACCTAATAATTGCTAAGGCCGTGGAGTTCGCCATAAGGAGTGGTGATAACGATATCGTGTTTGAACTCCTCAATTCATCGGTTAAACTTGCCATTGGGCAAAGCCTCGAATCCGAGCTCAGTTGTAAGTACGATACTACAATCGACGACTACCTAAGGCTCATCTACTACAAGACAGCATCCCTAATTGAGTCCTCAATGATTGTCGGTGCATACTCGGTTAACGTTAAAGACACAGAAATAGTGAGTAGGATTAGGGATGTGGGAAGGTTTGTGGGCACCGCCTTTCAGGTCAGGGACGACATAATTGACTACCTAAACATGGACAGCAAGAACCCCGGCACTAATTACAATGAGATAAACATTGTGAGGATAATGAGTAGGTATGACGGTAACGTAAATGACGCAATAAGCAAGGCAAGGGGCCTTCTCAATGAAATGCTTGATAAGGCCATAGGCACACTCAGAGAAACTATGAGTAATGAGGTCCTCGTAAAGTACATAAGTCTCCTAAGGATTTAA